From a region of the Alnus glutinosa chromosome 1, dhAlnGlut1.1, whole genome shotgun sequence genome:
- the LOC133858954 gene encoding small ribosomal subunit protein eS24z-like, whose product MADSKAVTIRTRKFMTNRLLSRKQFVIDVLHPGKANVSKAELKEKLARMYEVKDSNSIFVFKFRTHFGGGKSTGFGLIYDSVENAKKYEPKYRLIRNGLDTKVEKSRKQLKERKNRAKKIRGVKKTKAGDAAKGGKKK is encoded by the exons ATGGCGGACAGCAAGGCGGTGACTATTCGGACGAGGAAGTTCATGACCAACAGGCTCCTGTCCAGGAAGCAATTC GTCATTGACGTTTTGCATCCTGGGAAGGCCAATGTGTCCAAG GCTGAGCTGAAAGAGAAGCTGGCAAGGATGTACGAGGTGAAAGACTCCAATTCCATATTTGTATTTAAGTTCCGTACTCATTTTGGAGGCGGGAAGTCCACTGGGTTCGGGCTGATTTATGATTCTGTTGAGAATGCAAAGAAGTACGAGCCCAAGTACAGGCTAATCAGG AATGGACTAGATACTAAGGTGGAAAAATCAAGAAAGCAGttaaaggaaaggaaaaacagGGCCAAGAAAATCCGAGGCGTAAAGAAG ACCAAGGCTGGTGATGCTGCCAAGGGCGGGAAGAAGAAGTGA